A genome region from Hymenobacter tibetensis includes the following:
- a CDS encoding NAD(P)-dependent oxidoreductase gives MTIGLLCEGKVPPDKRVPLTPKKCVEAEAQYPGLRIVVQESPHRCFSDQEYRDLGLEVRADVSDCDILMGVKEVPVKQLIPNKTYLFFSHTVKKQPANRELLRAVLRHHITLVDYELMTNRDGGERIVAFGRWAGIVGAYNGLLTYGRKHNLYTLKPAYQCVDMEDMQEEFFKVKRLPPIKMVVTGSGRVAQGALEVLDRMGLKRVSVYDYLYQDFKEPVYTQLRSSDYNRRRDGRVWDTPDFHRNPEQYESTFGIFLPVTDLLIACAYWHPAAPRLFTEEDTKRADFRINTIADVTCDVDGSVPTTKRSTTIAEPAFDYNCQTGTLAPAYSGASNITVMAVDNLPCELPRNASRDFGRQLIDNVLPHLLGEPGQDEVVERATIARNGQLLPRYHYLADYVADK, from the coding sequence ATGACCATCGGCCTTCTTTGCGAAGGCAAAGTCCCACCCGACAAACGAGTACCGCTCACTCCCAAGAAATGTGTGGAAGCCGAAGCCCAGTATCCCGGCCTTCGCATCGTGGTGCAGGAAAGCCCACACCGCTGCTTTTCCGATCAGGAATACCGTGACCTAGGATTGGAAGTGCGAGCCGATGTTTCGGATTGCGACATTCTGATGGGCGTAAAAGAAGTGCCAGTAAAGCAGCTGATTCCCAACAAAACCTACCTGTTTTTCTCGCACACGGTAAAGAAGCAGCCCGCCAACCGCGAATTGCTCCGCGCGGTGCTTCGCCACCATATCACCCTCGTCGACTACGAACTGATGACCAACCGCGACGGGGGGGAGCGGATAGTAGCCTTTGGGCGTTGGGCAGGTATTGTGGGCGCTTACAACGGCTTGCTCACCTATGGGCGCAAACACAACCTGTACACGCTAAAGCCTGCCTACCAATGCGTGGATATGGAAGACATGCAGGAAGAGTTTTTCAAGGTGAAGCGCCTGCCGCCCATCAAAATGGTGGTAACCGGCTCCGGTCGGGTGGCGCAGGGCGCCTTGGAAGTGCTGGACCGAATGGGGTTGAAGCGCGTCAGCGTGTATGATTATCTGTATCAGGATTTCAAGGAGCCCGTGTACACCCAGCTGCGCAGCTCCGACTATAACCGGCGGCGCGACGGTCGGGTGTGGGACACCCCCGACTTTCACCGCAACCCAGAGCAGTATGAGTCCACGTTCGGCATTTTCCTGCCCGTGACGGATCTGCTAATTGCCTGCGCCTACTGGCATCCGGCTGCGCCCCGCCTGTTCACAGAGGAAGACACCAAGCGTGCAGATTTCCGCATCAACACCATTGCCGACGTTACCTGTGACGTGGACGGCTCCGTGCCCACCACCAAGCGCAGCACCACCATTGCAGAGCCAGCCTTCGACTACAACTGCCAGACGGGTACACTAGCGCCAGCTTACTCTGGCGCCTCCAATATCACGGTTATGGCCGTAGACAATCTGCCTTGCGAGTTGCCCCGCAATGCCAGCCGCGACTTCGGGCGCCAACTCATTGACAATGTGCTGCCGCATTTGCTGGGCGAACCAGGCCAAGATGAGGTGGTAGAGCGAGCCACCATTGCCCGCAACGGCCAGCTCCTGCCGCGTTACCACTACCTAGCGGATTATGTGGCGGACAAATAA
- a CDS encoding CsbD family protein, whose translation MDANNNGIDDSTELRTRGNWNEIKGEAKQKWGNLTDDDLAYEEGKQDEWFGSLQHKTGETIDDIKAWFKRTF comes from the coding sequence ATGGACGCTAATAACAACGGCATCGACGACAGCACCGAACTGCGCACGCGCGGTAACTGGAACGAAATCAAAGGCGAAGCCAAGCAGAAGTGGGGCAACCTCACCGACGATGATCTTGCCTACGAAGAAGGCAAGCAAGACGAGTGGTTCGGCTCGTTGCAGCACAAAACCGGTGAAACCATTGATGACATAAAAGCGTGGTTCAAACGCACTTTTTAA
- a CDS encoding DUF1206 domain-containing protein → MSVANSISSAVSASPSAGIRALARFGFAAKGVVYLLVGVLALLAATGQRGGQTADKKQAVQTLQDLPGGPVLLGIIAFGLLGYIVWRFVQAIRDTENKGSGAKGIGRRLGYAGSGLLYASLAWYAAQLAMNGSASEGGNSQQTLTAKVLSWPGGDWIIMAVGLIIIGSGIYQIIRAYSGKFHKHVNSSNLPANQQNVVYRTGQVGYTARGVVMAIIGYFFVQAGQQSRASAAGTTDEAFDLLATMGPSVLGVVALGLMAYGLYMLVQARYPVLNGV, encoded by the coding sequence ATGTCCGTAGCTAACTCAATTTCATCTGCTGTCTCTGCTTCCCCTTCTGCGGGCATCAGGGCACTGGCGCGCTTTGGCTTCGCAGCCAAAGGAGTGGTATACCTGTTGGTAGGTGTACTAGCACTGCTGGCTGCTACCGGCCAGCGCGGCGGCCAGACTGCCGACAAAAAACAGGCAGTCCAAACGCTCCAGGACCTGCCTGGTGGGCCCGTACTGCTAGGTATTATTGCGTTTGGTTTGCTGGGCTACATTGTGTGGCGCTTCGTGCAAGCCATCCGCGACACTGAAAATAAAGGCTCTGGCGCCAAGGGTATTGGGCGCCGGCTGGGCTACGCCGGCAGCGGGCTACTGTACGCTAGCTTGGCGTGGTACGCGGCGCAATTGGCAATGAACGGCTCTGCCTCCGAAGGCGGCAACAGCCAACAGACATTAACCGCGAAAGTATTAAGCTGGCCCGGTGGCGACTGGATTATCATGGCCGTGGGACTGATTATCATCGGTAGCGGTATCTACCAGATTATCAGAGCGTATTCCGGCAAATTTCATAAGCATGTGAACTCCAGCAATCTGCCAGCTAACCAGCAAAATGTTGTGTATCGTACGGGCCAGGTAGGTTACACGGCACGTGGCGTGGTCATGGCTATTATCGGTTACTTCTTCGTGCAAGCCGGTCAACAGTCGCGTGCATCAGCGGCTGGAACTACCGACGAAGCATTTGATTTGCTGGCCACAATGGGCCCCTCGGTACTGGGTGTGGTGGCACTGGGCTTGATGGCTTATGGCCTTTACATGCTGGTCCAAGCCCGATATCCGGTGTTGAACGGCGTGTAG
- a CDS encoding RlpA-like double-psi beta-barrel domain-containing protein, which yields MSIALFLLTFLFPPRTISTPALALPSTVASLSPRSVHVAVPIQPVQRPPRTLSYTVTATTYWPEPGQTDSNPMETADGSIIPTRHSSRTRWLAVSRDLLEGSGGPFRYGEKVRVQGMSEALDGVYIIHDTMNRRHRHCVDVLVNERECKNGLEGRWSEIKLSKLAPKPVWQAS from the coding sequence ATGTCTATTGCTTTATTCCTGCTGACCTTTCTTTTTCCTCCTCGTACTATTTCCACTCCCGCGCTAGCGTTGCCTTCCACTGTAGCCAGCCTTAGCCCTCGTTCGGTACACGTAGCGGTACCAATCCAGCCTGTTCAACGGCCTCCCCGCACCCTGTCGTACACCGTTACGGCTACTACCTACTGGCCTGAACCCGGCCAGACCGACAGTAATCCGATGGAAACTGCTGATGGTTCCATCATCCCTACCCGCCACTCCAGCCGCACCCGTTGGCTGGCTGTATCCCGCGACCTGCTCGAAGGTTCGGGCGGTCCTTTCCGCTACGGCGAAAAAGTCCGCGTCCAAGGCATGTCTGAAGCATTGGATGGCGTGTACATCATTCATGACACGATGAACCGCCGCCACCGCCACTGCGTGGACGTGCTGGTAAACGAGCGAGAATGTAAGAATGGCCTCGAAGGCCGCTGGAGTGAAATAAAGCTTAGCAAACTTGCTCCAAAACCCGTTTGGCAGGCTAGCTAG
- a CDS encoding rhamnogalacturonan lyase family protein, with protein MTQTLYVRLGTAALRGPKLRHSVLTASRLLLLLVFLTSASAAEAQRRMEKLNRGVVAIRATASSVYVGWRLFGTDPSGLGFNVYRGATRINSTPITGATNLVDETPTNEPYTVRPVLNGVEQPASESATVWAQSRLNIPLQRPAGGTTPSGEAYTYSPNDCSVGDVDGDGQYEIIVKWDPSNAKDNSQAGYTGNVYIDAYRLTGARLWRIDLGKNIRAGAHYTQLMVYDLDSDGKAEVACKTADGTIDGRGTVIGDANADYRNATGYILTGPEFLTVFNGRTGAAMATTAYLPARGAVTSWGDNYGNRVDRFVSTVAYLDGVRPSLVMGRGYYTRLVRVAWDWRNGQLTRRWTFDSDEAGNSAYAGQGNHQLTVGDVDGNGRDEVVNGSSAIRDNGTGLYANGLGHGDALHMSDMNPDRPGQEVWQPHEDRTAYGIYGLECRDALTGQPLWGVPGTGDIGRGLAADVDPNHRGYEMWGSTGGLYTCTGTQISTSKPTINFAVWWDGDLSRELLDAGYNSTTNVATVRLEKWVPATNSLTRLLTPSTVADGDAQTNNTTKANPCITADILGDWREEILLRSRDNESLILYSTSAPTTERIYTLMHDSQYRLAVAHENSAYNQPPHTSYYLGTGMAPPPVPNIVLADSLNVLGTRAIRPNQLVVNVYPNPTSSAITIQTVGTFSYQIYNMAGQVVEQGERRNDFSGGLHLNPGLYLVRVRTADGEQTTVKVLKE; from the coding sequence ATGACTCAAACCCTTTACGTACGGCTAGGTACTGCTGCATTGCGTGGCCCGAAGCTGCGGCACAGTGTGCTAACAGCCAGCCGCTTGCTGCTCTTGCTAGTATTCCTGACAAGCGCCTCGGCAGCGGAAGCGCAACGCCGCATGGAAAAACTCAACCGGGGCGTAGTGGCCATCCGGGCCACCGCTAGCTCGGTGTATGTAGGCTGGCGCCTATTTGGCACCGACCCGAGCGGGCTTGGCTTCAACGTATACCGGGGTGCTACCCGCATTAATAGCACGCCCATCACGGGGGCTACCAACCTCGTGGACGAGACGCCAACCAACGAACCCTATACCGTGCGGCCAGTGCTGAACGGAGTGGAGCAACCCGCCTCCGAAAGCGCTACCGTGTGGGCGCAGTCCCGCCTGAACATTCCGCTCCAACGGCCCGCCGGCGGCACCACCCCCAGCGGCGAAGCCTACACTTACAGCCCCAATGACTGCAGCGTAGGCGACGTGGACGGCGACGGGCAGTACGAAATCATTGTGAAGTGGGACCCTTCCAATGCCAAAGACAACTCGCAGGCTGGCTACACCGGCAACGTGTACATTGATGCGTACCGGCTGACGGGCGCCCGGCTGTGGCGCATCGACTTAGGCAAAAACATTCGGGCAGGCGCGCACTACACGCAGCTGATGGTATACGACCTGGATAGCGACGGCAAAGCCGAAGTAGCCTGCAAAACGGCCGATGGCACCATAGATGGTAGAGGCACCGTCATTGGCGACGCCAACGCCGACTACCGTAACGCTACCGGCTACATTCTCACGGGCCCTGAGTTCCTGACGGTTTTCAACGGCCGCACAGGTGCTGCCATGGCTACTACAGCTTATTTGCCGGCCCGCGGTGCCGTAACTTCCTGGGGCGACAACTACGGCAACCGCGTCGACCGTTTTGTATCTACGGTGGCGTATTTGGACGGAGTGCGGCCTAGCCTCGTGATGGGGCGCGGCTACTACACCCGCTTGGTGCGTGTGGCCTGGGACTGGCGTAACGGTCAGCTTACCCGCCGCTGGACTTTCGACAGCGACGAAGCAGGCAACAGTGCTTACGCCGGCCAAGGCAACCACCAGCTCACCGTGGGCGACGTGGACGGCAATGGCCGCGACGAAGTGGTGAACGGCTCCAGCGCCATCCGCGACAATGGCACCGGGCTCTACGCCAACGGCCTCGGCCACGGCGACGCCCTGCACATGAGCGACATGAACCCCGACCGGCCAGGCCAAGAAGTGTGGCAGCCGCATGAAGACCGGACTGCCTACGGCATCTACGGACTGGAATGCCGCGACGCTCTCACCGGCCAGCCCCTGTGGGGCGTGCCCGGCACCGGCGACATCGGCCGGGGTTTAGCCGCCGACGTTGACCCCAACCACCGAGGCTACGAAATGTGGGGCTCCACTGGGGGGCTCTATACCTGTACTGGCACACAGATAAGCACCTCGAAGCCCACCATCAACTTTGCCGTGTGGTGGGATGGCGACCTGTCACGTGAATTGCTGGATGCCGGGTACAACTCCACTACCAACGTGGCTACGGTTCGGCTGGAAAAGTGGGTTCCGGCCACCAACAGCCTTACCCGCCTACTCACCCCAAGCACCGTGGCCGATGGTGATGCGCAAACCAATAACACCACCAAAGCCAACCCCTGCATAACGGCCGATATTCTCGGCGACTGGCGCGAGGAAATCCTACTTCGGTCGCGCGACAACGAGAGCTTGATTCTCTACTCCACCTCGGCGCCTACCACCGAGCGGATTTACACGCTCATGCACGATTCGCAGTACCGGTTGGCAGTGGCCCACGAGAATTCGGCTTACAATCAGCCGCCTCATACCAGCTATTACCTGGGTACCGGCATGGCCCCACCACCAGTGCCCAACATTGTGTTGGCTGATAGCCTGAACGTGCTAGGCACCCGCGCTATCCGGCCGAACCAGTTGGTAGTGAACGTATACCCGAACCCAACCAGCAGTGCCATCACCATCCAAACGGTTGGCACCTTCTCATACCAGATCTACAATATGGCGGGCCAAGTAGTAGAGCAAGGGGAGCGGCGCAACGACTTCAGCGGAGGCCTCCACCTCAACCCTGGCCTGTACCTGGTACGCGTCCGCACTGCCGATGGCGAGCAAACCACCGTCAAGGTGCTGAAAGAGTAG
- a CDS encoding SMP-30/gluconolactonase/LRE family protein yields MLSFFNPRTVGALLLPVGLGAALVSGGCSSPSSPTTQSGGTASTDSVSTAGPQAPANSPLQVVAGFREPQMVGVAVLPDGRVFADFPRWDNNPVNPVAEVSTDGSVKPYPDATWCTWNETVRNEPQKHWICPQSVYADKTGMLWVLDPASPGLKGTVVGGPKLVKIDPSTNKVVQNISVPESVAPRKSYLNDVRIDTQNNYAYITESGVGSLVVIDLKSGKSRKLLNQHPSMLGDTTLNIKADGKELVDPTGKKARFNADGIALSQDMQYLYWKPLTSYALYRIKTEALRNPALTDAQLSQQIEDLGKVPACDGMEIDAKNNLYMTAFENHSIVRRTLAGKIEPVVQDPRLEWPDTFAFGPDDMLYVTTSAIHKTPTWNKGLGKQDQPYYIFKMKLPQ; encoded by the coding sequence ATGTTATCTTTTTTCAACCCTCGCACTGTCGGCGCCTTGTTGCTGCCAGTTGGTCTGGGCGCAGCCTTGGTGTCTGGTGGCTGTTCGTCCCCGTCCTCCCCAACCACCCAATCCGGTGGTACTGCCTCCACCGACTCAGTAAGTACGGCTGGGCCACAAGCACCCGCTAACTCACCGCTCCAAGTGGTGGCCGGGTTCCGGGAGCCACAGATGGTGGGCGTAGCCGTACTGCCCGACGGCCGGGTGTTTGCCGATTTTCCGCGTTGGGACAACAACCCCGTAAATCCGGTGGCTGAAGTGAGCACCGACGGTTCCGTTAAGCCGTATCCGGATGCCACTTGGTGTACCTGGAACGAAACCGTGCGCAACGAACCCCAAAAGCACTGGATCTGCCCACAGAGCGTATACGCCGACAAAACCGGTATGCTCTGGGTGCTTGACCCAGCTTCGCCCGGTTTGAAAGGAACCGTAGTTGGTGGCCCAAAACTGGTTAAGATTGACCCCAGTACCAATAAGGTGGTGCAGAATATAAGCGTGCCCGAAAGTGTAGCGCCTCGCAAGTCCTACCTCAACGACGTGCGGATCGATACGCAAAACAACTATGCCTACATCACAGAGTCTGGAGTTGGCAGCTTGGTGGTAATTGATTTGAAGTCCGGCAAGTCCCGCAAGCTGCTCAACCAGCACCCCTCCATGCTCGGCGATACTACGCTCAACATCAAAGCTGACGGCAAGGAACTGGTTGACCCAACTGGCAAGAAGGCCCGCTTCAATGCCGATGGTATTGCGCTAAGCCAAGACATGCAGTACCTGTATTGGAAGCCGCTAACCAGTTACGCCCTGTATCGCATTAAAACCGAAGCGCTCCGCAACCCGGCCTTAACGGACGCGCAGCTAAGCCAGCAAATCGAGGATTTAGGCAAGGTACCAGCTTGCGATGGGATGGAAATAGATGCCAAGAACAATCTGTACATGACGGCTTTCGAAAACCACTCGATTGTACGCCGCACCCTAGCCGGCAAAATAGAGCCGGTTGTGCAAGACCCACGCTTGGAGTGGCCTGATACCTTTGCCTTTGGACCCGACGACATGCTATATGTTACAACATCGGCCATTCATAAAACGCCTACTTGGAACAAAGGCCTTGGTAAACAGGATCAGCCTTACTACATCTTTAAGATGAAGCTGCCACAATAG